The Fusarium oxysporum Fo47 chromosome II, complete sequence genome includes a region encoding these proteins:
- a CDS encoding acetyl-CoA:L-glutamate N-acetyltransferase (of unknown function-domain containing protein), giving the protein MSWPRVLKQAPRCGHCAPSTDSRLITSSHSIATPIRSRYRGFASQSGNSISLPCLGKGATRRMSAASTALAKKKAIDRDFIVSVLEVSATKRDAKGYLQKYTGKNPKSLTDAPLFVQGDPQRETEPLDMAPPHVAIMKLRVPQEIDATTLAGVANTLSQLRKLGLLSVVVIDCGIDESRMTFQDQAFRLCEAIDSFGEHGARVVKHAFVCSEPVGQKGRPQTTDIRLDDPAFINHILHHRMMPVIPSVVSRDETRPPQPVDSNQIVLALTRYFAGVQSNTTDTSAEADAAPPKPIALVERIILLDPLGATPMTGRPGASHRFINLEQEYEPILKELMGPDGSPLADDKDLRASITAHAANLALAKDALAMLPHTSSALITTPDAAANLMKTSFEPNEATGSDSFFGIGGIVTTRRKKNPLLHNLLTDKPVFSSSLPMARAPTNSGREPTVGASGGSTLLKKGMPLRVFPHPRENPWVPPKPGSPRLRLTDKCIDLPRLVHLIEDSFGRKLDVDDYLNRVNENLAGVIIAGEYEGGAILTWEKPEGLDDHTAYEQGRYVPYLDKFAVLRKSQGSGGCADIVFNAMVRGCLPDGVSWRSRKDNPVNKWYFERSLGTSKLSGCNWTMFWTTPNLDNQSPILRDYESVCRGVEPSWADNKHILD; this is encoded by the exons ATGAGCTGGCCCCGCGTATTGAAGCAGGCACCTCGATGTGGCCACTGTGCACCATCTACGGACTCACGCCTCATAACATCGTCACATAGCATTGCGACCCCAATTCGATCCCGATATCGCGGCTTTGCTTCACAATCCGGCAACAGCATCTCGTTGCCATGTCTCGGCAAAGGTGCCACTCGTCGCATGTCGGCAGCCTCTACAGCACTTGCCAAGAAAAAGGCCATCGACAGA GACTTCATTGTCTCCGTCTTGGAGGTATCGGCAACCAAGCGAGATGCCAAAGGATATCTTCAAAAGTACACCGGCAAGAACCCAAAGTCTCTCACCGATGCACCTCTATTCGTCCAGGGTGATCCGCAGCGGGAAACGGAGCCCCTAGACATGGCGCCTCCGCATGTTGCTATCATGAAGCTTCGTGTTCCACAAGAGATCGATGCCACAACTCTAGCGGGAGTAGCAAATACGCTGTCTCAATTGCGCAAGCTCGGGctcttgagcgtcgtagtCATTGACTGTGGCATTGATGAATCTCGCATGACTTTCCAAGACCAGGCCTTCCGCCTTTGCGAAGCCATTGACAGCTTCGGAGAACATGGGGCTCGTGTCGTAAAGCATGCGTTTGTGTGCTCGGAACCTGTCGGACAGAAGGGCAGACCACAGACGACTGATATCCGACTTGACGATCCTGCTTTTATCAACCACATTTTGCACCACCGCATGATGCCGGTTATCCCTTCAGTGGTCAGCCGCGATGAGACCCGTCCGCCCCAGCCTGTCGACTCAAATCAAATCGTGCTAGCTCTCACTAGGTACTTTGCAGGCGTGCAGTCCAATACCACTGACACATCTGCTGAGGCCGATGCTGCCCCCCCAAAACCCATTGCTCTCGTGGAGAGAATCATTCTTCTTGATCCACTTGGAGCAACACCAATGACCGGCCGGCCTGGTGCATCCCATCGATTCATTAACTTGGAACAAGAATATGAACCGATTCTTAAGGAGCTCATGGGCCCTGACGGATCCCCCCTAGCAGACGACAAGGACCTCCGCGCCTCGATCACTGCACATGCTGCGAATTTGGCCCTTGCTAAAGATGCTTTGGCGATGCTACCACATACTTCATCTGCTCTCATTACTACACCTGATGCTGCGGCCAATCTTATGAAAACGTCATTTGAGCCCAACGAAGCTACCGGATCCGATTCTTTCTTTGGAATCGGTGGTATAGTAACAACTCGGAGGAAGAAAAATCCACTACTGCACAACCTTCTCACAGACAAGCCCGTCTTCTCGTCGTCCCTCCCGATGGCGCGCGCACCAACGAATTCTGGTAGGGAACCCACCGTGGGGGCATCTGGAGGCTCGACTCTACTTAAAAAGGGTATGCCTCTTCGAGTATTCCCTCACCCTCGGGAGAATCCATGGGTTCCGCCCAAGCCTGGAAGTCCCAGACTCCGGTTGACCGATAAGTGCATCGACCTCCCTCGACTGGTCCATCTCATCGAGGACTCATTTGGCAGAAAACTGGATGTGGATGACTATCTCAATAGAGTCAACGAGAATCTGGCCGGCGTGATCATCGCTGGAGAATACGAAGGAGGGGCCATCCTGACATGGGAGAAGCCCGAAGGCTTGGACGACCATACCGCGTACGAGCAAGGCCGTTACGTTCCATATCTAGATAAATTCGCCGTCCTGAGGAAGAGCCAGGGCAGTGGTGGTTGCGCTGATATTGTTTTCAACGCCATGGTGCGAGGCTGTCTCCCCGATGGTGTATCGTGGAGAAGTAGGAAGGATAATCCGGTGAACAAGTGGTATTTTGAGCGTTCTTTGGGTACCAGTAAGTTGTCTGGGTGCAACTGGACTATGTTCTGGACAACACCCAATTTGGACAACCAAAGTCCTATTTTGCGAGATTATGAATCGGTATGCAGGGGAGTCgagccttcttgggctgaCAACAAACACATTTTGgattga
- a CDS encoding NAD binding domain of 6-phosphogluconate dehydrogenase-domain-containing protein, whose amino-acid sequence MAPTLLWIGLGNMGRGMSKNIVEKGNLDGPLLLYNRSSQRATDFSAKFPAGKTEVVGSLADGVSRADVIFSCIANDEAVQETFKAMLEGNVKGKLFIESSTIHPDTTEAIAKDVVAKGAEFVAAPVFGAPQMAEAGQLVGVLAGPAASVARAKPWFKGVTSSKEIDLSDKPYSKALTLKVLGNTFILNMAEQLAEAHVVAEKTGLGTEAIHQIVDSIFGGPYTAYSQRMLTGDYYNRDEPLFAVELARKDARHAMSLAESVGVRLRNVEAADAHLAMAYEHAGSSADMAGIYGAIRKESGLKYENDA is encoded by the exons ATGGCTCCCACACTACTATGGATTGGACTCGGGAATATGGGGAGG GGAATGAGCAAGAATATCGTTGAGAAGGGCAACTTGGATGGCCCCCTTCTCTTGTACAACCGTTCATCTCAGAGGGCCACTGACTTCAGTGCCAAGTTTCCGGCCGGTAAGACTGAAGTCGTTGGGTCTCTTGCCGACGGCGTCTCGAGAGCCGATGTCATCTTCTCCTGCATTGCCAACGATGAAGCCGTTCAAGAAACCTTCAAGGCGATGCTTGAGGGAAACGTCAAGGGCAAGCTATTCATCGAGAGCTCAACCATCCACCCAGACACCACCGAGGCTATTGCAAAGGATGTTGTAGCCAAAGGAGCCGAGTTCGTCGCTGCTCCTGTATTCGGTGCTCCTCAAATGGCTGAGGCTGGTCAGCTCGTCGGTGTTCTTGCTGGACCTGCTGCCAGCGTTGCAAGGGCAAAGCCGTGGTTCAAGGGCGTAACTTCCAGCAAGGAGATTGATCTCTCGGATAAGCCTTACAGCAAAGCTTTGACTCTGAAGGTCCTTGGAAACACATTCATCCTGAACATGGCCGAGCAGCTCGCTGAGGCGCACGTTGTGGCCGAAAAGACAGGTCTGGGCACTGAAGCCATCCACCAGATTGTCGACTCGATCTTCGGTGGGCCTTACACTGCCTATAGCCAGCGTATGCTCACGGGCGACTACTATAACCGTGATGAACCTCTTTTTGCAGTTGAGCTCGCGAGAAAGGATGCTCGACATGCTATGAGCTTGGCTGAATCTGTTGGTGTGAGACTTCGAAatgttgaggctgctgatGCGCATTTGGCAATGGCTTATGAGCATGCGGGCTCATCGGCAGACATGGCTGGAATCTACGGAGCTATTCGAAAGGAATCTGGTCTCAAGTACGAGAACGATGCTTAG